The nucleotide window AGTTGATCTTTATTTATGGTTAAAGGTAAATCCAATGGGCTGCCTGTTTCTTCTCCAGTATCTGATTTAAACCTAGCTTGCACACAGCTAGGCAAGTCATTGCTTATGTccattttaaaatcttatttaaagttatttttgtaaatataacctGCTTATTGCTTGCTTAAGTCAAAAACACATTGGAAATTTTGAAGACTTGTCAAGTGTCAAAAAACCACAATACAATGTACAAACAATTTGTAACAGATATATATcggtattttattaaagattgaaaaacacaaatttaattactaatatttctgaatgttatatcataatttattaattactaatgataagttaatataataagtatttttttcttaaaatgtatacttatacatttaattttaagcgacgtatttttaattgttacaaaatgaaatatagcAACATTTAGTTATATGTCTGACGTCGGCTTATAACTTACGTGTTAtgtttatcgttttatttataaaaccatcTATTCCgccaaattaaaatgaaaattctatacattttatttattttgtggcaTATTGCTTACTGTGATGagcatacacatacatataaggATGGAGAACAAGTGGTACTATGGATGAACACCGTAGGCCCATACCACAATCGCCAAGAAACGTACGCATATTTTTCCCTTCCTTTCTGTGCGGGCACAAAAGTAACCATTGGTCATTACCATGAGACATTATCAGAAGCTCTTCAAGGCGTTGAATTAGAACTTAGTGGCTTAGACATTACCTTCAAAGATAATGTACCAGCGCAACAATTTTGTGCTATTGAACTCGATGAACAGTCCTTTAAAGCATTGGTGTATGCCGTTAAAAATCACTACTGGTACCAAATGTATGTCGATGACCTTCCAATATGGGGTATTGTTGGAGAAATAGATGGTGATAATCACTACATTTGGACCCACAAAAAATTCGATATTGGATATAATGGAAATAGGATTGTGGAAGTGAACCTCACAGCCGAAAATAAAGAACGACTAGTGCTTAATGCAAAAATTCCTTTCACTTATGAAGTTAATTGGAAGAAGAGCAACATTAGATTTGAAGACAGGTTTGATAAATATCTAGATCCTAACTTTTTTCAACACAGGATTCATTGGTTTAGTATCTTCAACAGTTTTATGatggttatatttttagtagGTCTTGTATCAATGATTCTTATGAGAACACTGCGTAAAGATTATGCAAGGTACTCAAAAGATGATGATCTTGATGACTTAGAAAAAGATTTAGGTGATGAGTATGGTTGGAAGCAGGTGCACGGGGATGTGTTTAGGCCTGTTCCACATTTGGCCTTATTTTCTGCCCTTGTAGGAGTTGGACATCAGCTTACTGTAGTGACATTagctgttattatttttactatttttgggGAGCTCTATACTGAAAGAGGTTCTTTGCTATCAACGGCTATTTTCATATATGCTGCTACTTCCCCTATCAATGGCTACTTTGGTGGGTCTTTGTATGCTAGAATGGGTGGAAGATTATGGATCAAACAGATGCTCCTCTCTGCATTTTTGTTACCTGTACTAGTATGTGGTACAGctttctttataaatttcattgctATGTACTACCATGCATCGAGAGCCATACCTTTTGGTAGCATGATTGCAGTAATGTCAATTTGCACTTTTGTGATCTTACCTCTCACCTTAGTTGGAACAGTCCTTGGACGTAATCTGGCAGGTCAGCCTGACTATCCTTGCCGCATCAATGCTGTCCCTAGACCTATTCcagaaaaaaaatggtttatggaaccttttataataatcataatggGTGGTATTTTACCCTTTGGTTCCATATTCATTGAGATGTACTTTATCTTCACATCATTTTGggcatataaaatttattatgtatatggtTTCATGTTATTGGTCTTTTTAATTCTCATGATTGTGACTGTATGTGTAACTATTGTTTGTACTTACTTCCTGTTAAATGCAGAAGATTATCGCTGGCAATGGACTAGTTTTCTTTCGGCTGGTAGTACTGCACTGTATGTTTATCTGTATTCATTttactatttcatatttaaaaccaaaatGTATGGGCTATTTCAAACAACTTTCTACTTTGGCTACATGGCTTTGTTCAGTTTGACTTTGGGAATAATTTGTGGTACAGTTGGATATATAGGAACAAGTATAtttgttagaaaaatatattcgactGTTAAAATTGACTGAATATCAGAaactatcaaaattaatattctcaTGTGGTTTTGTCAAAATGTGCTGCTAGGCTAAGTGGTGATAACCAACAAAAGGTTTAATGAaaccattaatatatattacagccATACTGTTTGAAGGCAAACACATTCCTTggacatttttattgtatccaAATGTAGTTTTTTTCATTAACAATTCTCTCTTAATTGTTGTGGTTATGAGTTAtttgagattaaaataaatttaagccttatttttttttcattatttcctAGAATTACAACAAGAATTACAAAtactataaagaaatattaaggaAAGACACTGTTTCATAAAGTTatcttattaattgttttagtttgttaattttgcatattatatcttatactACTCTATCATataagtttgtaaatataaaagttaatcaAATTCCTAATATAGAAATTTAGCCGTATGTATCGTGTTTATGGTGttcatctttataattattacaagctTATAAAAGTCTAAAATCACTACCTAGAATGCTATTACTGTTCATTGCTAATTCAGTGTTGTTAAAGTTTTAGAATAATAATCCTAGGTATGTGATCattttgtaagtaataaatagagtaattttacttatgtaaatatttactagaaatagagtttgaactcaaatatttataatgcattattttgtatttaatttgtgcgGTAAGATGGAAGAATCTATAGTTGTGTATGCCATCCAACATTAATGTATCTTATTGATTATTATCCCAAATAAAGTTGACATGTACATGAAATTAACCcagtttcattaatatatatttaaatgatgataTCTAATTACGGATACTGTATGCTATGGTATCAGGAATTATTACAATGAGAAgagcttttttaattataatagtcaGTTAATGgaagtatgtaattaaaattgcatgaaacttatttatttagagtACTTGACTTTGTAACAATAATCTACTTGAAGCAATAAcactgaatttaaaatttaggacATCAtagatctaaataaaaaataattgtatgttgAATAGTATGccataactaattatatataggCATTAATCTACTGGGCCTTTACTAAATCAatgttaaaattagaattatatatcttttggacattatttgtaaacacattttttaaaatttgttatttatgctTATTCTTCACTTAACTCTTTTAATCAATCTTGAATGttagatttaaaatgaattaataactcAAACataactacatattatatacaagcaACTAGCcacaagaaattattataaaaaagtatattaagtgCTTATATAAAGTAAGCATAAATATGGATGattctgattttattatttatagtataattgttaaatgtatgtattatgaatttatgtatgtatttttaaaatgtattaaacatttatttattttacctgttTCCCAATTGTTCTTCTGGCCCCATTTTGTCTGCAAGAGATCATTATCTCTTCTTTAGCAAAACAGCCACCCATTGTACAACCAATTATCGGCATTTGGTATTgtgctttattttaattttgttaattgaagaatttaataaataattatcacacGACCAAGTTGATCATAACAATACTTGAATTCTTATTTTTCTTCAAAGTTttcaatcttaatatttataatttgtttaagttgaaatattaatgtaacaccagtttaattttatatttacaaaggatCTAAAAGTATGGGtgtcaaaattcaaataagattaaattaagataataaaattaattatatttaacaattatttatcatCAGTTTCAACGAATGTTTCAACATCAACTGCTCCTTTTCTTGACTTTTTGCCTCCGGGAACCCTCGCGTTAAACGCTTCTGCCGTCCTTTTTCTTAACAAGCCAACATCTTCTGTCTCGTCGCTTTGATCAGCCCACTCCAACACTAAGCGTCTTCCGTAAAGATGAGTTGATTGGCAGAGAGCTTCAAATGCagactaaaaaaaattgtttcatatttaaaagcttaataaaattgttcacAAACACAACTTTATctcattttaaatcaaataaactcAAAAAGCCGGCTGATGTTTCGTACAATCATAACACCCTATCCTTTAGTATTACTTTGTTGTTTTATGTTggtcttttaatttataactagaCTGTTTTTATCTagattaaattgtttatgttaATTGCAAATGCCCGACATTTATTACCTTTGCATCCGTTTTAGAATAGTAGTCGACAAAAGCGAATCCTCTATGTTGGTCAGATCCAACCGTTAGCTTTTTAGGCAGTCGCAATGTTTTAATTTCTCCAAATGCTctgaaagataaatataataaaatttaaaaaatataattaatgtagtGCATGTTTTATTTCTTGTGTAAATTTTGACCTACAATTAAGATAACAAAAACTatgttaagttaataattatatcagtaaaataaaaatatttattcttgatCTGTACAAGATATGATTCTTTTAACggaattgataaattataatgataaaatcttTTGAGTTAAACCGCAAGGTTAtccaataatactttttaatgttatcaatacatttatttacattatcaaGATATGATTATTCGTATAGTCTAATGAATTAACTATGATTACCTGAATATTTCATGTAATTCATTTCTGTTAGCTTGGAATGGCACGTTCCTAACGAGAATTTTTGTGCCATTTTGTACTGTGTCCTTAACACTTTTCTTAGATGACTTCACTTCCGTGCTGAAACaaggaacattaaaaaaaccggcctctaatgaaataattattttgttgtttgtcGCTGACAAAAATCGTGTATAATGAGAGAATAATATAAGTCACAAGTaccaaaagaaaatttaatattgccTGCCTTGTCAGTCTAGTAATTGGCTTATAAGGCTGCTGATCCCGATTTCCTGGGCCGAACCCAGGGTTGAGCCCTAAAACTTATTGACTTTTTTCTGCTAAGATCGAAGTTTGGTAGGATTACGCTCCCATGGATTGGATGCCAAAGGTCCTGTGCCTCAATACTTTTCGGTCATGTTTGAGTGCTTTATGAATGTTaggaaacataaaatataccgATAACTTCTCTGTATCACAGTGGCCATACTGGCAATGGCAGTATGGCCACTGTGAGCGACATAGAATGTATAATGTcgcattaattgtttttaatagaaaCTTATTATGATTGCGATTATTTTATGATTGTGtgacaatttgaaaataaattgattatgtcGAAACGCTGTCTCATTTGGCACTAAATCCACGTCCGCTCAAACTATGTTGACGACCACcgcggtcgagtagtgtgtacaccggttttcatgggtacgccactacgaggtcccgggttcgattcccggccgagtcgatgtagcaaaagtttattagttttctatgtcttgggtctgggtgtttgtgattttccataacccaggtgctttagctacttacattaggatcagagtaatatatgtgatgtccaatatttattattattattattgtatgtcgTCTTACgactactttaatttttaatcaaatatcctatatgtatataattcaataaaaaattttcATCATTCTTTGAAAggtaaaaactaataaataactttactaTACTTACGTATTCCCTCTCTCGGATCGTTTCAGTTCCAAAGTTTTACCGTCAAGAGTTGAGCTTTGTAGTTCTTTCAAAGCTTTATTTGTATgttcttttttcatatattgaataaatccGTAACCCATGGATAAGAATTGTCCGGGATTTTTTGGGTCTTTCTTCTTGGCTATTGTCGTACCGTGAATTTTTCCGCAGCATGagaaatgctataaaaaaagtaatgtattaTATCGAATTAATTTACTGGTGGTGTTAATAAGTGAATggagaaatgttttaaaactgcATATGATAGACACTTCCTGGTaatctaaaattaatacatttttatggtaTTTTAGCTTGGAACGATTTATTTAATACCAATAAGTTGCCATACTCAAAATATAAAGGCCTTCGTTACTCTTTATCAGAAGTTTGTTATTAgatattcaatgtatttttaatttctaaataaatacgaattttCCAGAGGTGGCCCCAGAAGACCGATTTTAAgcgattattttaagtttatcttaTGCTCAGCGTTGAAAAAAATCACCGTGAGGAAAGCTGGGTGGtagagtaagctccaaaccttctccttaaaagggaCAGGACGCCTTTGCCAAGCAGTGAAATAATAACAGGCCGACACAAATATTAGATCTGAAATATCTCTTCTTTgtttaagaattccaaattcaaatttataaattcatttagctggtacatttgagttttgaaaacagtcattcatttgattttttgctcattatttttttcttcggCATCGCTTATACAgtggaaaacatgaaatatcggtatatttacgagtacgagttctaccgtagcaccagtgctgcagaaacagctcgaaggattaaTGATGTGTACGGCGCTGGTGTTGCAAAAGATAGCGCGGTACGTTTTTGGTTTAAAAattttcgttctggaaatttcgaccttcagaacCAATCCCGTGTACGGCCGGAGaccaaagtggaaaatgaagaaataaaggctattgtggaagcggatgatcacaaagcacttcagagatagctgcagacttcggggtaagtgataaaactgtataaatccacttgaagcaaatcgggatagtaaaaaaacttaaacgatAGGTactgattttgattaaatgatgaattgagtgaatcgaacTTGCAAACACGCGTCGAATGCTGTGTTATTTTGTTCAACCAACACAAtaatgaaagtattttaaatcgaatcattatTTGTGATGAAAAGTGGATACTGTACGATAATCGGAAGCGCTCGTCACAATGGCTGAACCCTAGACACCTAGCCAAATCCTGCCCCAAACGAAAATTGACTAGCTTTTTAAAATCTAGCCAAACGATTACGGGAGATATCTAT belongs to Vanessa tameamea isolate UH-Manoa-2023 chromosome 13, ilVanTame1 primary haplotype, whole genome shotgun sequence and includes:
- the LOC113403391 gene encoding transmembrane 9 superfamily member 3, which produces MKILYILFILWHIAYCDEHTHTYKDGEQVVLWMNTVGPYHNRQETYAYFSLPFCAGTKVTIGHYHETLSEALQGVELELSGLDITFKDNVPAQQFCAIELDEQSFKALVYAVKNHYWYQMYVDDLPIWGIVGEIDGDNHYIWTHKKFDIGYNGNRIVEVNLTAENKERLVLNAKIPFTYEVNWKKSNIRFEDRFDKYLDPNFFQHRIHWFSIFNSFMMVIFLVGLVSMILMRTLRKDYARYSKDDDLDDLEKDLGDEYGWKQVHGDVFRPVPHLALFSALVGVGHQLTVVTLAVIIFTIFGELYTERGSLLSTAIFIYAATSPINGYFGGSLYARMGGRLWIKQMLLSAFLLPVLVCGTAFFINFIAMYYHASRAIPFGSMIAVMSICTFVILPLTLVGTVLGRNLAGQPDYPCRINAVPRPIPEKKWFMEPFIIIIMGGILPFGSIFIEMYFIFTSFWAYKIYYVYGFMLLVFLILMIVTVCVTIVCTYFLLNAEDYRWQWTSFLSAGSTALYVYLYSFYYFIFKTKMYGLFQTTFYFGYMALFSLTLGIICGTVGYIGTSIFVRKIYSTVKID